The proteins below are encoded in one region of Patescibacteria group bacterium:
- a CDS encoding MraY family glycosyltransferase → MLNYFVIFLVSFLTGIIFTWLIRLLAIKFKIIDWPKADSRHIHREATPLLGGLAVFLTFFLVLFSVYFSSAWPVKKIALFQPLTANIHLVTLKQLIAIFLASCLIVIGGWLDDKYHFKPRKQIVWPILATLIVIIGGVGINYLNNPFGEGYLYLNHWQIEIFKINGVPFYFTPLADIFTFIWLMLVMYSTKLLDGLDGLTAGMGLIGSAVIFCLSMLTIFYQPEIAVMALVLSGACLGFLFFNFYPARIFLGEGGSLLVGFLLGTLAVISGGKIAVTFLVLGVPILDLLWVVARRVFQEKKSPFSGDRKHLHFRLLDLGFSHRGAVIFIWLISLIFGLASLFLRTKGKIFVLVFFVIFMSLLALVIILKERRLKLKNYEK, encoded by the coding sequence ATGTTAAATTATTTCGTTATTTTTTTGGTTAGTTTTTTGACCGGCATAATTTTTACCTGGTTGATTCGCCTTTTGGCAATTAAATTTAAGATTATTGATTGGCCCAAAGCTGACAGCCGCCATATTCATCGAGAGGCTACTCCTCTTTTGGGAGGTTTGGCTGTTTTTTTAACCTTTTTCTTAGTTTTGTTCTCCGTTTATTTTAGCTCTGCTTGGCCGGTTAAAAAAATAGCTCTATTTCAGCCGCTTACCGCTAACATTCATTTAGTTACCCTAAAACAATTGATCGCCATTTTTTTGGCCAGTTGTTTGATAGTTATTGGCGGTTGGCTGGATGATAAATACCATTTTAAGCCGCGGAAGCAGATAGTTTGGCCGATTTTGGCTACACTCATAGTCATCATTGGTGGCGTAGGTATTAATTATTTAAATAATCCGTTTGGTGAGGGTTATCTGTATTTAAATCACTGGCAAATAGAAATTTTTAAAATTAATGGCGTGCCATTTTATTTTACGCCCCTGGCTGATATTTTTACTTTTATTTGGTTGATGTTGGTTATGTATTCTACAAAGCTGCTTGACGGTTTAGATGGTTTAACGGCCGGTATGGGTCTGATTGGTTCGGCAGTAATCTTTTGTTTATCAATGCTAACCATTTTCTATCAGCCAGAAATTGCCGTAATGGCTCTAGTGCTTAGCGGAGCTTGTTTAGGATTTTTATTTTTTAATTTTTATCCAGCTAGAATATTTTTGGGCGAGGGAGGGAGTCTATTGGTCGGATTTCTTCTCGGAACCCTGGCCGTAATTTCAGGAGGAAAAATTGCTGTTACTTTTTTGGTCTTGGGCGTTCCAATTCTCGATCTGTTATGGGTAGTCGCTCGCAGAGTTTTCCAAGAAAAAAAATCGCCATTTTCAGGCGACCGCAAGCATCTTCATTTTAGATTACTTGATCTTGGTTTCTCGCATCGCGGTGCGGTAATTTTCATTTGGTTGATTTCTTTGATTTTTGGTCTAGCCTCTTTGTTTTTAAGAACTAAAGGAAAAATTTTCGTGTTGGTATTTTTTGTTATTTTCATGTCGCTTTTAGCTCTGGTTATAATTTTAAAAGAGAGACGCTTGAAGTTGAAAAATTATGAAAAATAA
- a CDS encoding DUF192 domain-containing protein encodes MKNKWHLIIFLLITAIILFVFNFVLFDKQFTKVTINQQVIKAETVTTSSEIIRGLSGRQSLADNSGMLFVFPKVDTYDFWMKDMKFSIDIIWINDGRIIDIWQNAPIPQNSQPARYHPRDKAGYVLEVGAGTVEKNGWKIGDFVKLGL; translated from the coding sequence ATGAAAAATAAATGGCATTTAATAATTTTCTTACTAATCACTGCGATAATATTGTTTGTTTTTAATTTCGTCCTTTTTGATAAACAATTTACCAAGGTTACCATAAATCAGCAGGTGATTAAAGCGGAAACAGTTACCACGTCTTCCGAAATTATCAGGGGCTTATCCGGTCGCCAGTCGTTGGCTGATAACTCCGGAATGTTATTTGTTTTCCCCAAGGTAGATACTTATGACTTTTGGATGAAAGATATGAAATTTTCGATTGATATTATTTGGATCAACGATGGCCGAATTATTGATATTTGGCAAAATGCGCCAATACCTCAAAATAGTCAGCCGGCCCGATATCATCCTCGCGATAAAGCGGGCTATGTTTTAGAGGTTGGGGCCGGAACCGTTGAAAAAAATGGCTGGAAAATAGGCGATTTTGTTAAACTGGGTCTTTAG
- a CDS encoding type IV secretion system DNA-binding domain-containing protein, giving the protein MSTNPQSSHECPDHENEVISFGEANYRNMHRRFGIKTPDRRSHMYLVGKTGVGKSTLLENTIYQDLQLGHGVAIVDPHGDLAEKVLDFVPSWRINDVIYFNPADVEWPIAFNILESVDSTHRHFVASGLIGVFKKIWADSWGPRLEYVLRNAILALLEYPGSTLLGIMRLLIDKEFRKKVVGRLTDPIVRSFWVEEYSKYPDRFQAEAIAPIQNKVGQFLSMNLIRNIVGQVKSKIDIREIMDKKKILIMNLAKGRIGEDASSLMGAMMITKLQMAAMSRVDIVEKDRKDFYLYVDEFQNFATESFANILSEARKYRLNLILAHQYIEQLDEKVSSAVFGNVGTLVCFRVGAEDAEFLAKEFTPQFDETDLVNLDKFEIYIKLMIGGITSEPFSANTLPPLGKPENNHDKIIRVSREKYAESKKVVEDKIVRWTGMEPPSTDQAKFEAKCEGCGNPVLIPFIPDGVRPIFCRKCLKKMRKEDQDKVAAGKQPDNLPTGELKNQTGSLVQSTTSVQLENKQE; this is encoded by the coding sequence ATGTCGACTAATCCACAATCTAGCCACGAATGTCCAGACCACGAAAACGAGGTTATCTCTTTCGGTGAGGCTAATTATCGTAATATGCACCGCCGTTTTGGTATTAAAACGCCGGATCGCCGGTCGCATATGTATTTGGTTGGTAAAACCGGAGTTGGTAAATCAACTTTATTAGAAAATACGATTTATCAAGACCTTCAGCTGGGACATGGCGTGGCCATAGTTGATCCGCATGGTGATTTGGCTGAAAAGGTTTTAGATTTTGTTCCAAGTTGGCGAATTAACGATGTTATTTATTTTAATCCGGCTGACGTTGAATGGCCGATTGCTTTTAATATTTTAGAGAGCGTTGATTCGACACATCGACACTTCGTTGCCTCTGGTTTAATCGGCGTTTTTAAAAAAATCTGGGCTGATTCTTGGGGCCCGCGTTTAGAATATGTTTTGCGTAATGCCATCTTAGCGCTTTTAGAATATCCGGGCAGTACTTTGCTCGGCATTATGCGGCTTTTAATCGACAAAGAATTTAGAAAAAAAGTCGTCGGCCGATTAACCGATCCAATAGTTAGATCTTTTTGGGTAGAAGAATATTCTAAGTATCCGGACAGATTTCAGGCGGAAGCCATCGCGCCGATTCAAAATAAAGTCGGGCAATTTTTATCCATGAACTTGATTCGCAATATCGTCGGCCAGGTAAAATCAAAAATCGATATTCGCGAAATCATGGATAAAAAGAAAATTCTCATTATGAATTTAGCTAAGGGCAGAATCGGTGAAGATGCATCGTCTTTAATGGGCGCGATGATGATTACAAAATTACAAATGGCGGCCATGAGCCGGGTCGATATTGTCGAAAAGGACAGAAAAGATTTTTATCTCTACGTAGATGAATTTCAAAATTTTGCTACCGAATCATTCGCTAATATTTTATCCGAGGCGCGCAAATATCGTTTAAACCTAATTTTAGCCCATCAGTATATTGAGCAGCTAGACGAAAAGGTGAGCTCGGCTGTTTTTGGTAATGTGGGCACGTTGGTTTGTTTTCGTGTTGGCGCTGAAGATGCTGAATTTTTAGCCAAAGAGTTTACTCCTCAATTTGATGAAACCGATTTGGTCAACTTAGATAAGTTCGAGATTTATATTAAACTGATGATTGGCGGCATTACCTCAGAGCCTTTTTCAGCCAATACCTTACCGCCCTTAGGCAAGCCAGAGAATAATCATGATAAAATCATTCGGGTTTCACGAGAAAAATATGCCGAAAGCAAAAAGGTGGTCGAAGATAAAATCGTTCGTTGGACCGGCATGGAACCGCCCTCGACCGATCAGGCCAAATTCGAAGCCAAGTGCGAAGGTTGTGGCAATCCGGTTTTAATTCCTTTTATTCCCGACGGTGTTCGCCCGATTTTCTGTCGCAAATGTTTAAAAAAAATGAGAAAAGAAGATCAAGACAAGGTCGCAGCAGGTAAACAGCCAGATAACCTACCAACTGGTGAACTAAAGAATCAAACCGGATCTTTAGTACAATCAACTACCTCCGTACAATTAGAAAATAAACAAGAGTAA
- a CDS encoding lysylphosphatidylglycerol synthase transmembrane domain-containing protein, translated as MVKKYLIIFVAFSIGLVGLIVIYHKVGLVDISTQLHKLHLWQLFLVLGTSIAMMTLTICRWGLILIDLNQKKTSWLTMIKARLGEFAFSYLTPIAYFGGEWIRAYVMNKDKNVPVSTSLTSIFLDRISEFVAAFLFIFFGAIVMAISRSFIWGILMLIFSGIIFSGLYLAIVLVGLDKILIFLVNFLKLNKIRYSSKNAGQTTIGERFIYLGGQVNDYFKKSRAKFVFTTFLSFLTLLVWLWQTKLIINFLGIDLSWSKIFIIKIFLATSMFMPIPANLGSYEGAHVLVFNIFGLPSDSALALSVVNRALDLVWITAGIFMISHSLTQILAKILQAISNFSNRNGQSTS; from the coding sequence ATGGTAAAAAAGTACCTTATTATTTTTGTCGCTTTTTCCATAGGCCTGGTGGGCTTGATTGTTATTTATCATAAAGTAGGTTTAGTAGATATTTCTACTCAGTTACACAAATTGCATCTATGGCAATTATTTTTAGTTTTAGGCACTTCGATTGCCATGATGACTTTAACGATTTGCCGTTGGGGATTGATTTTGATTGATCTGAATCAGAAAAAAACCTCTTGGCTGACGATGATTAAGGCGCGGCTTGGAGAATTTGCCTTTAGTTATCTTACGCCGATTGCTTATTTTGGCGGTGAATGGATCAGAGCTTACGTGATGAATAAAGACAAAAACGTTCCGGTTAGCACCAGTTTGACTTCTATTTTTTTGGATAGAATCTCCGAATTCGTAGCCGCTTTCCTCTTTATTTTTTTTGGGGCGATAGTCATGGCTATTAGTAGAAGTTTTATTTGGGGAATTTTGATGCTGATTTTTTCGGGAATAATTTTCTCTGGGTTATATTTGGCTATTGTTTTAGTTGGTTTGGACAAAATTTTAATATTCTTGGTTAACTTTTTAAAACTAAATAAGATTCGTTATAGTTCTAAAAATGCCGGTCAAACGACCATAGGAGAAAGATTTATTTATTTGGGCGGTCAGGTTAACGATTACTTTAAAAAATCGCGCGCTAAATTTGTTTTCACTACCTTTCTTTCGTTTTTAACTCTTTTGGTTTGGCTTTGGCAAACCAAGTTGATAATTAATTTTTTGGGCATAGACTTGTCTTGGAGTAAAATATTCATCATTAAAATTTTTCTTGCTACCTCGATGTTTATGCCGATTCCGGCAAACCTCGGCTCTTATGAAGGCGCGCACGTGTTGGTCTTTAATATTTTCGGCTTGCCCAGTGACTCGGCCTTGGCCTTAAGTGTCGTTAATCGAGCCCTGGATTTAGTCTGGATTACGGCTGGAATTTTTATGATCAGTCATTCCTTGACGCAAATTTTAGCCAAAATTCTCCAAGCCATTTCTAATTTTAGCAATCGCAATGGGCAGTCAACAAGTTAG
- a CDS encoding alanine--tRNA ligase — protein sequence MGSQQVRQKFLDFFKEKGHAIIPSASLIPENDPTVLFTTAGMHPLVPFLLGEKHPAGNKLADVQICLRTDDIDEVGDEAHHTFFEMLGNWSLGSYWKDDAIKWSFEFLTSKKWLGLEKEKIGITIFAGDKDAPLDEETKKIWLSLGISENKIKPLPKKDNWWGPAGQTGPCGPDTEMFYWTGGAPVPEFDPKDKRWVEIWNDVFMQYFKNMDGVYESLKQKNVDTGMGLERTVAVINGLDDNYKTDLFWPIIKKIEELSGKKYEDNKRMFRIIADHIKAATFIIGDKNSVEPSNLGRGYVARRLIRRAIRCGRQLGMNFVFTFKIAEEVIKIYQDIYPELRKNKDLIINQLVKEEEKFGKTLEKGIQEIRKIKDWLGHNFKNNSSSEEKINIAKELGLKLFFIYQSYGFPLELSVEELDLWGPRTPLGDRFTNEKYWLIDEGSNIEEYIRIAFNEEFKQHQELSRTASAGMFKGGLADGGEKSARYHTATHLLLAALRQVLGDHVYQRGSNINAERLRFDFSHPEKMTEEQLKKIEEIINQKIEENIPVVCQEMSLEEARKKNMMGIFENKYGDKVKTYTIAEFSREICGGPHASCTGELGHFKIIKEESSGAGLRRIKAVLE from the coding sequence ATGGGCAGTCAACAAGTTAGACAAAAATTTTTGGATTTTTTCAAAGAAAAGGGCCATGCCATTATACCTTCGGCTTCTTTAATTCCCGAAAATGACCCGACGGTTTTATTTACCACGGCCGGCATGCATCCACTAGTTCCGTTTTTATTAGGAGAAAAACATCCGGCCGGAAATAAATTGGCCGATGTTCAAATCTGTCTTCGAACCGATGACATTGATGAAGTGGGGGATGAAGCCCATCATACGTTTTTTGAAATGTTAGGAAATTGGTCTCTGGGAAGCTATTGGAAAGACGATGCTATTAAATGGAGTTTTGAATTTTTAACCAGCAAGAAATGGCTAGGGCTTGAGAAAGAAAAAATAGGCATTACTATTTTCGCCGGCGATAAAGATGCGCCGCTTGATGAAGAGACTAAAAAAATTTGGCTTTCTCTGGGCATTTCTGAAAATAAAATTAAACCGCTCCCCAAAAAAGATAATTGGTGGGGGCCGGCCGGGCAAACCGGGCCGTGCGGACCGGACACAGAAATGTTTTATTGGACCGGCGGAGCGCCGGTGCCGGAATTTGATCCTAAGGACAAGCGCTGGGTGGAAATTTGGAATGATGTATTCATGCAATATTTTAAAAACATGGATGGCGTTTATGAGTCATTAAAGCAAAAAAATGTTGATACTGGCATGGGTCTTGAACGCACCGTCGCAGTAATTAATGGTTTAGATGATAATTATAAAACAGATTTGTTTTGGCCGATTATAAAAAAGATAGAAGAATTGTCAGGGAAGAAATATGAAGACAACAAAAGAATGTTTAGAATTATTGCCGATCATATCAAGGCTGCGACTTTTATCATTGGAGACAAAAACAGCGTTGAACCATCAAATCTCGGCCGCGGATATGTGGCTAGGCGATTGATTCGACGGGCTATCAGATGTGGCCGTCAATTAGGCATGAACTTTGTCTTTACCTTTAAAATCGCCGAAGAAGTAATTAAAATTTATCAAGATATCTATCCGGAATTAAGAAAAAACAAGGATTTAATTATTAATCAATTGGTCAAAGAAGAAGAAAAATTTGGGAAAACACTGGAGAAAGGAATACAAGAAATAAGAAAAATTAAGGATTGGCTTGGTCATAATTTTAAAAATAACTCCTCTTCAGAAGAGAAGATAAATATAGCTAAAGAGTTAGGCCTAAAATTATTTTTTATCTACCAAAGCTATGGTTTTCCTTTAGAGCTTTCTGTGGAAGAGCTTGACCTATGGGGGCCAAGGACGCCCCTTGGCGATAGATTTACTAATGAAAAATATTGGCTTATTGACGAGGGCTCGAACATAGAAGAATATATTCGAATTGCATTTAATGAGGAGTTTAAACAACATCAAGAACTCTCTCGGACCGCTTCGGCCGGAATGTTTAAGGGTGGTTTAGCCGATGGCGGGGAGAAATCAGCGCGATATCATACGGCCACGCACTTACTTTTGGCTGCTTTGCGGCAAGTTTTGGGTGATCATGTTTATCAACGTGGTAGCAATATTAATGCCGAGCGCTTGAGATTTGATTTTTCGCATCCGGAAAAGATGACCGAAGAACAGCTTAAAAAAATCGAGGAAATCATTAATCAAAAAATAGAAGAAAATATTCCAGTCGTTTGCCAAGAAATGTCCTTAGAAGAAGCGCGAAAGAAAAATATGATGGGAATTTTTGAAAATAAATACGGCGATAAAGTTAAAACTTATACCATCGCCGAATTTTCGCGGGAAATCTGTGGTGGACCACATGCCAGTTGCACTGGCGAACTAGGTCATTTTAAGATTATTAAAGAAGAATCTTCTGGCGCCGGTTTAAGACGCATTAAAGCTGTTTTAGAATAA
- a CDS encoding YbaK/EbsC family protein, with amino-acid sequence MAIPKPLLTYLQKSKINFEPVTHKTVFTAFDLARTLRVDFKEVAKTLIVKGDNNYFIVVLSAAQMLDFGGLKKLLNAKKIEIAREKVMETVFKIPMGTITPFPGFYKTSQLCLEKGLLKMKKIVVGGGSYNDAIKIKPADLVKLEKPIVGTFGVKAKIKLPKPSKPKAKKPAAKKPAKKNKKVVLRKKAAKKRKS; translated from the coding sequence ATGGCTATTCCCAAACCACTTTTGACTTATTTGCAAAAGAGTAAAATTAATTTCGAACCGGTCACGCACAAAACAGTGTTCACGGCTTTTGATTTAGCGCGTACCTTACGTGTTGATTTTAAAGAAGTTGCTAAGACCCTGATTGTTAAAGGTGATAACAATTATTTTATCGTCGTTTTATCGGCCGCCCAGATGCTCGATTTTGGCGGATTGAAAAAATTATTAAATGCGAAAAAAATAGAAATTGCTCGCGAAAAAGTAATGGAAACGGTTTTTAAGATTCCTATGGGCACGATTACGCCCTTCCCCGGATTTTATAAAACCAGCCAACTTTGCCTGGAAAAAGGATTATTAAAAATGAAAAAAATCGTGGTTGGCGGTGGTAGCTATAATGACGCGATTAAAATTAAACCCGCTGACTTAGTTAAATTAGAAAAGCCGATTGTCGGCACTTTTGGCGTTAAGGCAAAAATAAAATTACCCAAACCCAGTAAACCAAAAGCGAAGAAGCCAGCCGCCAAAAAACCGGCCAAGAAAAATAAAAAAGTGGTCTTAAGAAAGAAAGCAGCGAAGAAAAGAAAATCATAA
- a CDS encoding DUF3800 domain-containing protein gives MFRLFGRSDKELKLGDYKNIWTKFCFLDESGSLNDTNAPFFSVGLIKCSQPYYLNSLLTYKRNEKNFHDELKFNKLSRKNINFAKLALECFLNTKSIWFYSYLVDKKGVYFLHEFDSNPWIAYEEISIKLIEAALAPSEILIVIADHVTTPPNIKYEVDVKKKINEQHQCLSVAGVCRIDSRANDMLQLVDLMIGAINYDLKLKSNLVSGDKNKIEFLEYFKTILGIKDFVCGFKNKQFNIFVDKDVKKRPFGQNEKEPSS, from the coding sequence ATGTTTAGACTTTTTGGCCGTAGCGACAAAGAACTTAAACTAGGTGACTATAAAAATATTTGGACAAAATTTTGTTTTCTTGATGAGAGCGGGAGCCTTAATGATACCAATGCGCCATTCTTCAGTGTCGGTCTGATTAAATGTTCCCAACCATATTATTTGAATAGTTTACTTACCTATAAAAGAAATGAAAAAAATTTCCACGATGAATTGAAATTTAATAAGTTGTCTCGTAAAAATATTAATTTTGCTAAATTAGCTCTAGAATGTTTTTTAAACACGAAGAGTATTTGGTTTTATTCTTATCTGGTAGATAAAAAAGGGGTTTATTTTCTTCATGAATTTGATTCTAACCCATGGATTGCGTATGAAGAGATATCAATTAAGTTAATTGAAGCAGCATTAGCTCCAAGCGAGATATTAATAGTTATTGCTGATCACGTAACTACTCCTCCGAATATTAAATATGAGGTTGATGTAAAGAAGAAAATTAATGAACAACATCAATGTTTGTCTGTGGCGGGAGTGTGTAGGATTGATTCAAGAGCCAACGACATGCTACAATTAGTTGATTTAATGATTGGTGCAATAAATTATGATTTAAAATTAAAGTCGAATTTAGTTAGTGGCGATAAGAATAAAATAGAGTTTCTTGAATATTTTAAAACTATTTTAGGGATTAAAGATTTTGTATGTGGTTTTAAAAATAAACAGTTTAATATTTTTGTAGATAAAGACGTTAAAAAAAGACCTTTTGGTCAAAATGAAAAAGAGCCATCGTCCTAA
- a CDS encoding ScpA family protein produces MAYQVSLDKFSGPLDLLLQLIEKNELDIIELSLVNITDEFVKYVETLEEIRPEELADFLVMSARLLFLKSNLLMPGLLDKEEEPDNLVSQLKIYREYFLASKTIQKILNKKNVAFNRDKFPSGLVQQSFRLKTKIMPETLKNYCENVLQVVVSQIKLAQKTLRKVISLKERVGQIIKLLSSQAELKVGSLFSNRAEAVVTFLAILELIKERHADADQPGLFEEITVTRCDLNLNN; encoded by the coding sequence ATGGCTTATCAAGTTTCTTTAGACAAATTTTCCGGTCCGTTAGATTTGTTGTTACAACTAATCGAGAAAAACGAATTAGACATTATTGAATTATCGTTAGTTAATATTACTGATGAATTCGTTAAATACGTGGAAACGCTGGAAGAAATAAGACCTGAAGAGTTGGCTGATTTTTTAGTGATGTCGGCGCGGTTGCTTTTTTTAAAGTCTAACTTGCTTATGCCGGGACTATTGGACAAGGAAGAAGAGCCGGATAATTTAGTCAGTCAGTTAAAAATTTATCGCGAGTATTTCTTAGCCTCTAAAACAATTCAAAAAATATTAAATAAGAAAAATGTCGCCTTTAATCGCGATAAATTCCCGAGTGGCTTAGTTCAGCAAAGCTTTAGGCTAAAAACTAAAATTATGCCGGAGACATTAAAAAATTATTGCGAAAATGTTTTACAAGTCGTAGTTTCGCAAATTAAGTTAGCGCAAAAAACCTTGCGTAAAGTCATTTCTTTAAAAGAAAGAGTCGGTCAAATCATTAAATTATTATCCAGCCAAGCGGAATTAAAAGTCGGTTCGCTGTTTTCGAATAGGGCCGAAGCAGTGGTCACGTTTTTGGCAATTTTAGAATTAATTAAAGAGCGCCACGCGGACGCCGATCAGCCAGGATTATTCGAAGAAATAACCGTTACTCGTTGCGATTTAAATTTAAATAATTAA
- the scpB gene encoding SMC-Scp complex subunit ScpB: MLKSAIENLLYIATRPLSFKEIAKIVDQKLGDVEVAIKELIDEYNLKDGGIKIAQNGNQVQMITNPKHTEMIQKFLGEEVSGELTPASIETLSIVAYRQPISREDLEQIRGVNCAIILRNLLIRGLVEENKEAGKVLYRLSLDFMKHLGVADVKELPDFERLNSINIVSTLEPIQNEVNIAPAVDEFNGLK; encoded by the coding sequence ATGCTCAAATCTGCTATCGAAAATTTACTCTACATTGCGACGCGGCCGTTATCTTTTAAAGAAATTGCCAAAATTGTCGATCAAAAGCTTGGTGACGTTGAAGTGGCAATTAAAGAATTAATAGATGAATATAATTTAAAAGACGGCGGAATTAAAATTGCCCAAAATGGCAATCAGGTGCAGATGATTACCAATCCCAAACACACGGAAATGATACAAAAATTTTTAGGCGAAGAGGTGAGCGGCGAGTTAACGCCGGCTTCTATCGAGACCTTATCGATTGTCGCTTACCGCCAGCCGATTAGTCGCGAAGATCTAGAGCAAATTCGCGGCGTGAATTGTGCGATTATTTTACGCAATTTATTGATTCGCGGATTGGTAGAAGAAAACAAAGAAGCGGGAAAAGTTTTATATCGCTTAAGTTTGGATTTTATGAAACATTTAGGTGTGGCCGACGTAAAAGAATTGCCGGACTTTGAGCGATTAAACTCGATCAATATCGTGTCTACGTTGGAACCAATACAAAACGAGGTCAATATTGCGCCAGCTGTTGATGAATTTAATGGTTTAAAGTGA
- the rsmI gene encoding 16S rRNA (cytidine(1402)-2'-O)-methyltransferase, with translation MLYIIATPIGNLKDITLRALEVFKEVDYILCEDTRVTQKLLAHYQISKPLISYHQHSRLAKIDYIVKLLKEGKNLALVSDAGTPGISDPGNQLIQLLITNYKLPITVIPIPGPSAAIAALSISGFSTDRFMFLGFPPHKKGRQKFLKEVGVAKETVVFYESTHRIEKLLNELMTMDDKLNMVVARELTKKFETIYRGTPSEILEQIKNDDKRGEFVVVIGK, from the coding sequence ATGCTATACATTATTGCCACGCCGATAGGAAATTTAAAAGACATTACTCTTCGCGCTTTAGAAGTTTTTAAAGAAGTTGACTATATTTTATGCGAAGACACTAGAGTGACACAAAAATTATTAGCTCATTATCAAATTAGTAAACCATTGATTTCATATCATCAGCATTCACGATTGGCAAAAATAGATTATATTGTAAAATTATTAAAAGAAGGCAAGAATTTAGCCCTGGTTTCTGATGCCGGCACGCCGGGCATTTCTGATCCGGGCAATCAACTTATCCAATTACTAATTACCAATTACAAATTACCAATTACCGTTATTCCTATTCCCGGACCGAGCGCGGCCATTGCCGCTTTGTCTATCTCTGGATTCTCGACTGACCGATTTATGTTTTTAGGTTTTCCGCCACACAAAAAGGGGAGGCAAAAATTTCTTAAAGAGGTTGGCGTTGCCAAAGAAACGGTGGTTTTTTACGAATCAACTCATCGGATTGAAAAACTTTTAAATGAATTAATGACAATGGACGATAAATTGAATATGGTTGTAGCTCGAGAGTTGACTAAAAAATTCGAAACTATTTATCGCGGCACGCCGAGCGAAATTTTAGAACAAATAAAAAACGACGACAAAAGAGGAGAGTTTGTGGTCGTTATTGGTAAATAA